DNA sequence from the Nitrospinota bacterium genome:
GTAACATGCAAAGCGCGCGTCGTCTTTATAATCAGGTCGTTAATTACGTCCGCCATGACCGGGTCAAGGCCTGTGGTAGGCTCATCGAAAAGGATGATCTCCGGCGTCATTACGATTGCGCGCGCGAGCCCTACCCTCTTTTTCATTCCTCCTGACAGCTCGTCCGGTCTCAGGTTTTCGATATCCTTCATGCCGACCATCTCGAGGCACTCTTTCACCCTTTTCAAAATTTGAGAGTCGGTCATTTTCGTGTGTTCTTTGAGGGGAAAGCCGACATTTTCACCTACTGTCAAAGAATCGAATAGCGCGCCACCCTGGAAAAGCATTCCAAATTTTTTACGGAGTTCATTAAGGTCATTCTCATTCAACTCGTCGACGACCTGCCCCGCGACCGTAACGTGACCGGCGTCAGGCTTTAAGAGTCCTATCATATGCTTTATCAATACCGACTTTCCGGTTCCCGAACCTCCGATGATCACCATACTCTCACCCTTTGGGCAGTGGAGCGTGGCCCCCTGAAGAACCTTTTTGGAGCCGAAAGCCTTGTATACATCCTTGACGTAGATCAAAATTTGCCTCCACCGGTCTCAGCGAAGAGCATCGCCGTAAGGATATAGTTTGCCAGAAATATAAGAAGGAACGAGACCACTACGGAACGGGTCGTCGCCTTTCCAACACCTTCTGCTCCCCCTTCGGTATAGAAACCGAAATAGCAACCCACTATTGAAATGATGAATCCGAATGCCGATGCTTTTATCAGGCCGGATGAGATATCGTTGAACCTCAGGTAATCGAATGTCCGCTCCATGTATGTGACCGGATTAGCGTCAAGCGTAAATACAGCGACGATGTATCCGCCAAATATCCCTATCACATCCGACAAACACGCAAGGATGGGGAGCATCAGAGTGGCCGCGATAACCCGGGGAACAACCAGGTATTTAATGGGATTCGTTGCTAGCGTATACAGCGCATCTATCTGTTCCGTAACCCTCATTGTGCCGAGCGAGGCGGTCATGGCGGAACCGGCCCTTCCAGCTACGATAAGCCCTGTAAGAACAGGGCCAAGCTCTCTCGTCATTGATAGCGCTACAACCGTGCCAACCATGCTTTCAGCGCCGAACCTTTTAAATCCCGTGAAAGTTTGAAGTGAAATGACCATCCCGCTGAATATGGCGGTGAAAAGAACGACTGGGAACGAAAGAACCCCTACTTCCATCATCTGCTCTACGGCGGCCTGGAACCTGTATGGCCTTTTAAACATCCAGCGGAAAGTGTCCTTTATAAAAAGCGAAAATGTCCCAAGCCATTCGATAAAATCGACGAAGATCACGCCGAGATTTTCCGTCCATTTTACAAGCGTACCTATGACAAAACCGTTTTCCCGACCGCCTGACTTCCCCTTGTTTTCCAACTGCAAATCGATATACCCTTTTTTTTATATGCCGTCCTGGTCGGCTGTAAATAGAGCCCCTTTTTCTCTTCACATATTAATCCTTTATATTATAACCAATCGCCGTGGGAAAAAATTGTTCTCTGTTTAAAACTGAAATTCAGTCTGAAAACCGAAGATATTCCTTTGACTGCCAGCAATTACCATGCTAGATATTCCTGATGAGAATACTTCTTACAAATGACGACGGTATCAACGCTCCCGGGATACGAGCACTTCACAACGAATTAAAAAATATCGGAGAGGTCGTTGTCGTTGCCCCGGATAAAGAGCAGAGCGCCGTAGGGCATGCCATAACGATAGCGGATCCTTTGCGCGTTCGAGAGGTATTTCAGAATGGTGATTCACTAGGCTTTGCTGTGGACGGCACCCCGGCTGACTGCGTAAAGATCGCGGTCAAGGCAATTATGAAAGAAAAGCCCGATATAGTTGTTTCCGGCATAAACCAGGGGGGGAATTTTGCCACGAACATAATCTATTCCGGCACCGTCTCCGCCGCAACTGAAGGGACTATCCTGGGTATCCCATCCATAGCGTTTTCAATGGACAGTTTTCTCAACAGGGATTTTTCAAAAGCTGTGAAACACGCTGTTGAAATTACAAAACAAGTCGTTGGAAAACCGATGCCTGAAGGGACCCTCCTTAATGTCAACATACCTGCGCCAGAAGTTGAGGTAAAAGGTATAAAGGTCTGCAGGCAGTCAAGCTTTACTTTCCGGGTCACATTCGACAAAAGGCATGACCCGAGAGGACTCGATTATTACTGGCAAGGTGGGGATATGAATCTGGATGATCCCGACCCTGAAACAGATATACGCGCCTTAAAGGATGGATATATCACGATCACTCCGATAAAATATGATCTGACCAATTATGATTTTCTCGAAAGCGTAAGATCGTGGGGATTATCAGGGTAGCATCCGTTTAATTTACTTTCTCAAGCTCCTGCATTGTCATTTTGAAATCGGCTCCACCGTCGGCTGTAAATTGTCCCAGTGTTCCATCCCCTCTGATAACCCTGTGGCATGGGATCAGCAAAGGCAACGGATTCTTCGCCATAGCTGTTCCAACTGCTCTTGCCGCTCCTGCATGCCCTGCTCTCCGCGCAAGTTCGCCGTAGGTCAATACCTCCCCTCTTTTCACTCTTAAGAGGGCGGAGTACACTTCTCTTCTGAAAATTGGAAAACGGGCCATTGGGAGCTTGAAATCCTTCATCTCAACAATTTCCCCGCGGAAATATGCTTGAACGATTCCTTCCAGTTCCGGATATCGTTTTCTTGGGATTTTGCCAATGAATTTTTCCGCTTTCTCCTTTTTTGTAGGGAGGCAAAAGCGTAAAACAACCCCTTTATCGTCGACAACTGCCGAACAGTAGCCGAATTCGGTTTTAAAAACGGTTCCGAATTCCGCTATTTCATCAATACGTTGGCGTGACATCCGTTCATCAACTCGACAAAATTGGGAAAAGTGATCTTGATCGCCTCGGCAGTGGAGACTTCGGTCTCACCCTCAGCGACAAATCCGGCGATGGCAAGAGCCATGACGACCCTATGATCGAAATGACCGTTCACCTTCGCCCCTTTTAGTCTTGAACCAGTAATAACCAGCCCATCAGGTTTTTCTTCAATATCCGCACCCATCTTCTTCAATTCGGAGGCCATCACGGAGATCCTGTCAGTCTCCTTTATCCTCGCCTGAGAAACGTTAACAAGCTCGGTTCTGCCGTCAGCCATACACGCGGCGACAGCCATTGCAGGAAGAGCGTCCGGCGTACTGTTCAGGTCGAGGACAGCCCCTTTCAGTTTTTTCCCTCTGATTGTTATCACATCGCCGCATTCAATATCGGCTCCCATACTTCGGAGATAATCTATTACCTTCTTGTCCCCTTGAGTATCATTGAGATCCAATCCTTCAAGAACTACTTCTGCCCCATCGATAGCGGAAAGGATCAGGAAAAACGTGGCGGAGGAGAAATCCGCGGGAACTGAAGTTTTAAAGCCTTTAATACGCTGGTTCGGCATAACTTTGAATTCGTCGTATCCACTCCGCCTGAAGTCGAGGCCGAGCTTCTCCATCCAGTTCGCGGTCATGTCTACATACGGTTTTTCATTCAGCATCCTCACTTTTATCGATGTTTCCCTGCTGCAAAAACCTGAATGAATAAGGAGTGAAGAGAGATATTGCGAAGTTTCGCCATTTACTTCGGTTGCCCCCCCCTGAATTGGCCCTTGTATGGTTACAGGGAGTTTTCCATTATCGGATTTCAAAACGGTCGCCCCAAGATTGGATAGTGCGTCCAGCATAGGTTGCATCGGCCTTTTACTGGTTGAGGCATCGCCGGTTATCGTGACCGGTGTGGAGGAGAGAGAGGCCATGGAGAGAACGAAAAGCGCTGTTGTGCCGCTGTTGCCGACATCGATGATCTTTTCCCGCGGAACTATTGCTCCTCCCGTTCCCCTTACAAGAAGGGCATCCCCTCTCTCAGTGATATCTGCCCCCAGCGCACGACACGCCGCAATAGCCGAGTTCACATCCTCCGCCTGAAGTCTTCCATGGATCTCAGATTCCCCCTCTGCAAGAGACGCGAAAAAGACCGCACGGATGGAATGGGATTTGGACGGGGGTATTTTAACTTTTCCTCTTGGAACTGAGGTATTTGAACTAATGATCATCGATGCGCATTATAACTCAACTTAATTGTTTCGCCATACAAATCAGAGCTGGTAGAAAGTATAAATATTTGATTTAACTTATCCGATTTGTTATCATCAAATATGTGTACTAGCAAATGGGTTCGCTGAATTTATGGAGGTTAGGTAAGTGTTAAAAAGCAATAAAAGCCTTTTATTAGTTTTTGTAGCAATATTCGCATTTTCTTTAGCATCGTGCGCGACAGGTGGAAAACCTACAACAGAGGTAGAGCCGACAGCCGAACAGCTTGAAAAAGAGCAGATGGAGGAAGTAAGCCGGCTCGAGCAGGAAGAGCTTGAAGCGTTGAAGAGGGATGAGTCATTACAGGACGAAATGCGCACAATGGAATTCACACCCGGCGAGCTTGCGACTGTATATTTCGATTTCGACAGATACAACCTGAAACCGGGAGCAAAAGCCGCGTTAAAGAACAACGCCGAATGGATAAAGGCCAATCCCAACCAGAGAGTGCAAATAGAAGGTCATTGCGACGAGAGAGGGACTGAGGAATACAACCTTGCTCTTGGCGAAAAAAGGGCTACAACCACCAAAGCATACCTAGTATCCCTTGGTGTAAATGAAAGCGATATCTATACGATCAGCTATGGTGAAGAGAAACCCGTGGATATGGACCATACGGAAGCCGCATGGGCAAAAAACCGCAGAGCTGAATTCAAAGTAACTGAGTAGTAAGCTTAACGGTATTATCCGGGGGTTCTTTGTAATATCCGAACCCCCACTCCGTTTTCCATATACCATTATGAAACTCAATTCCTGCGTTTTTATAGCTTTTTCCACAGTTTTCCTGCTCCTTCTCTCTTCCTGCGCCACCGAAAAAGGGATGCAAACCGTCGGGCAAGATGTAAAAGGACTCAAGGATAAAATGGACAAGGAACTTGATAGCTTGAGGAAAGATCAGGAGAAAACAAAAACCACCTTATCTACGGTTGTGATCAATCAGGCAAATACCAAGGACGAGATTGAAAACCTCGCTCTCACGATTGAAACTCTGATGGCAAAAGCCGAGGAGAGCTCCTTCTTTTCAAAAAAAGTTCTTGAAGAAATGAAGAGCATCAACAGCCAGTTGAAAAGTCTTAATGAGCAAACTATGGAATCGGACATGAAATCGGCCCAAAGGGACGGGGCCAACAGGGAAGAGATAGAGCTTTCCTTTACCGAGATACGAGCTAGCCTCGCTGAGATCAATGCTGTGATAGATAAACTGGAAAAGGACAAAAAAGAGAGCGAAAAAAGAAAGAAGAAAGAGGTCGCCGTAAAACCGAAAGCAAAGCCGCCGGAAAAGAAAACGACCCCGGTCCCCCAAAAAATTTCGCCGGAACAACTCTATCAAAACGGATATAAAAACTTCATGAATGGGGAATATCAGCAGTCACTGCTTGAATTTCAGGAGTATATAAAACGTTTCCCAAAAGAGGAACTCGTCGATAACTGCCAATACTGGCTTGCCGAATCTCTTTTAAAACTTGGAAATGAAAAAGAAGCTGTTGAAGCGTTCCTCAAGGTGGAAAAAAGCTACCCCGATTCCCCAAAAGTGCCGGATGCCCTCTTCAGGGCGGCGGAAATAATGGAAAAAACAGGCGGATTGAAAAAAGCTGAACCAACTCTGGTAAAAATACGGGATAATTACCCGAACTCGATTGAGGCGGGCCAGGCGGTAAAAAAGCTTGAGAGCCTGGCAAAAAGCGAAAGTAAAAAATAAGTGATTAATGTGACGAAGTGCAAGAATTGAAAAGGTAGGAGAAAAGAATGCTTGAGAAGCTAAGGGAAAACGCATCTGGCTGGATGCTGCAAAGCATATTATGGCTTTTGGTACTGGCTTTTGTAGGAACCATATTCCTTGTGTGGGGTTATGGAGATGAAAGGGGCCAGCGCCCTGTCGCGAAAGTAAAGGGGCAGGCAATTACCATTGCCGAATTCCAGCAGAGATACGACAGAACCCTGAAGCAGATAACCCAGTCAAACAGTGAAATTTCGCAGGAAATGCTGAAAAGTCTCCGGCTAGAGAGAAAAGTTATTGATGAGTTGGTACTCGAAAAATTACAGATCGAAGCGGCAAAAGAAGCGGGATTCGACGTATCCGACGATGAAATATCGATAATGATAACTACAAATCCTGGTTTCCAGAGCAATGGAACTTTCAACCGGGATCTATATTTCGCGGTCATGAAA
Encoded proteins:
- a CDS encoding ABC transporter ATP-binding protein — encoded protein: MIYVKDVYKAFGSKKVLQGATLHCPKGESMVIIGGSGTGKSVLIKHMIGLLKPDAGHVTVAGQVVDELNENDLNELRKKFGMLFQGGALFDSLTVGENVGFPLKEHTKMTDSQILKRVKECLEMVGMKDIENLRPDELSGGMKKRVGLARAIVMTPEIILFDEPTTGLDPVMADVINDLIIKTTRALHVTSVTITHDMVSANRIADKIAMLYKGEIIAVGTPDDIMFHQTDPVVKEFVEIGRIIRQTEAVQGKDIRNSV
- a CDS encoding ABC transporter permease; the protein is MQLENKGKSGGRENGFVIGTLVKWTENLGVIFVDFIEWLGTFSLFIKDTFRWMFKRPYRFQAAVEQMMEVGVLSFPVVLFTAIFSGMVISLQTFTGFKRFGAESMVGTVVALSMTRELGPVLTGLIVAGRAGSAMTASLGTMRVTEQIDALYTLATNPIKYLVVPRVIAATLMLPILACLSDVIGIFGGYIVAVFTLDANPVTYMERTFDYLRFNDISSGLIKASAFGFIISIVGCYFGFYTEGGAEGVGKATTRSVVVSFLLIFLANYILTAMLFAETGGGKF
- the surE gene encoding 5'/3'-nucleotidase SurE, which encodes MRILLTNDDGINAPGIRALHNELKNIGEVVVVAPDKEQSAVGHAITIADPLRVREVFQNGDSLGFAVDGTPADCVKIAVKAIMKEKPDIVVSGINQGGNFATNIIYSGTVSAATEGTILGIPSIAFSMDSFLNRDFSKAVKHAVEITKQVVGKPMPEGTLLNVNIPAPEVEVKGIKVCRQSSFTFRVTFDKRHDPRGLDYYWQGGDMNLDDPDPETDIRALKDGYITITPIKYDLTNYDFLESVRSWGLSG
- a CDS encoding methylated-DNA--[protein]-cysteine S-methyltransferase, giving the protein MSRQRIDEIAEFGTVFKTEFGYCSAVVDDKGVVLRFCLPTKKEKAEKFIGKIPRKRYPELEGIVQAYFRGEIVEMKDFKLPMARFPIFRREVYSALLRVKRGEVLTYGELARRAGHAGAARAVGTAMAKNPLPLLIPCHRVIRGDGTLGQFTADGGADFKMTMQELEKVN
- the aroA gene encoding 3-phosphoshikimate 1-carboxyvinyltransferase is translated as MIISSNTSVPRGKVKIPPSKSHSIRAVFFASLAEGESEIHGRLQAEDVNSAIAACRALGADITERGDALLVRGTGGAIVPREKIIDVGNSGTTALFVLSMASLSSTPVTITGDASTSKRPMQPMLDALSNLGATVLKSDNGKLPVTIQGPIQGGATEVNGETSQYLSSLLIHSGFCSRETSIKVRMLNEKPYVDMTANWMEKLGLDFRRSGYDEFKVMPNQRIKGFKTSVPADFSSATFFLILSAIDGAEVVLEGLDLNDTQGDKKVIDYLRSMGADIECGDVITIRGKKLKGAVLDLNSTPDALPAMAVAACMADGRTELVNVSQARIKETDRISVMASELKKMGADIEEKPDGLVITGSRLKGAKVNGHFDHRVVMALAIAGFVAEGETEVSTAEAIKITFPNFVELMNGCHANVLMK
- the pal gene encoding peptidoglycan-associated lipoprotein Pal, with translation MLKSNKSLLLVFVAIFAFSLASCATGGKPTTEVEPTAEQLEKEQMEEVSRLEQEELEALKRDESLQDEMRTMEFTPGELATVYFDFDRYNLKPGAKAALKNNAEWIKANPNQRVQIEGHCDERGTEEYNLALGEKRATTTKAYLVSLGVNESDIYTISYGEEKPVDMDHTEAAWAKNRRAEFKVTE
- the ybgF gene encoding tol-pal system protein YbgF — encoded protein: MKLNSCVFIAFSTVFLLLLSSCATEKGMQTVGQDVKGLKDKMDKELDSLRKDQEKTKTTLSTVVINQANTKDEIENLALTIETLMAKAEESSFFSKKVLEEMKSINSQLKSLNEQTMESDMKSAQRDGANREEIELSFTEIRASLAEINAVIDKLEKDKKESEKRKKKEVAVKPKAKPPEKKTTPVPQKISPEQLYQNGYKNFMNGEYQQSLLEFQEYIKRFPKEELVDNCQYWLAESLLKLGNEKEAVEAFLKVEKSYPDSPKVPDALFRAAEIMEKTGGLKKAEPTLVKIRDNYPNSIEAGQAVKKLESLAKSESKK